Sequence from the uncultured Flavobacterium sp. genome:
TTAGAAATTTCATCAACAATTCGGGTTGTGTTTCCGTTTTTTCTGGATGAACCTAAAATGATTACTTTTTTACCTTCCATTTTGCAATTAACCTACAGATCCTTCTAAAGAAATCTCTAATAATTTTTGAGCTTCAACAGCAAATTCCATTGGTAATTTGTTCAATACATCTTTACTGAAACCATTTACAATTAAGGCAATCGCTTTTTCAGTCGGAATACCTCTTTGGTTACAATAAAAAACCTGATCTTCTCCAATTTTACTTGTAGTTGCTTCGTGCTCTATTTTAGCCGATGGATTTTTACTTTCGATATAAGGGAAAGTATGCGCTCCACAATTGTTTCCCATTAAAAGAGAATCACATTGTGAAAAGTTACGAGCATTTTCAGCTCTTGGGCTAATTTGCACTAATCCACGGTAACTGTTTTGTGATTTACCAGCTGAGATACCTTTAGAAATAATAGTCGATTTAGTATTTTTACCTAAATGGATCATTTTAGTTCCCGTATCTGCTTGTTGATAATTATTGGTAACGGCGATTGAATAAAATTCTCCTACCGAATTATCTCCTTTTAATACACAAGAAGGATATTTCCAGGTTACAGCAGAACCAGTTTCTACTTGTGTCCAAGAAATTTTTGCGTTTGTTTCGCATAAACCTCTTTTAGTTACGAAGTTATAAACTCCACCTTTTCCTTCTTTGTTTCCTGGGAACCAGTTTTGAACGGTAGAATATTTAATTTCGGCGTCATCCATAGCAATTAATTCAACTACAGCAGCGTGCAATTGATTTTCGTCACGACTTGGTGCAGTACAACCTTCAAGGTATGAAACGTAACTTCCTTCATCAGCAATAACAAGAGTTCTCTCGAATTGTCCTGTTCCTGCCTGATTGATTCTGAAATAAGTTGAAAGTTCCATTGGGCAACGAACGCCTTTTGGAATATAACAGAAACTTCCGTCAGAGAAAACTGCTGAGTTTAATGCTGCATAGAAGTTGTCTTTTTGAGGTACAACAGTTCCTAAATATTTACGAACTAATTCCGGATGTTCTTTTATAGCTTCTGAAATTGGACAGAAAATAATTCCTTTTTCAGCCAAAGTTTTCTTGAAAGTAGTAGCTACAGAAACAGAATCGACAACAATATCCATAGCGACATTGTTCATCATTTTTTGTTCATCGACAGAGATTCCTAACTTTTTGTACATTTCAAGAAGTTCCGGATCTACATCATCTAGAGTTTTGTTTGGATCTACTTGTTTTGGAGCAGAATAGTATGATATTGCCTGAAAGTCAGGTTTCTCATAATGAACGTTTGCCCATTCCGGTTCGATCATTTCTTTCCATGCACGAAAAGCCTCGATACGCCAATCGGTCATCCATTGTGGTTCTTCTTTTTTAAGAGAAATAGCTCTTACGATATCTTCGTTTAAGCCAATAGGAAATGTATCTGATTCAATATCAGTGTAAAATCCGTATTCGTATTCTTTAGTTTCGAGTTCGATTTTTAAATCGTCTTCAGTGTATTTTGACATTTTTTAGTTTTTTAAAACGCTTAAAAAATAGAATTCCTTAAGCGTTTAAATTTTTGCTTTCGTTAAATTCTTTTTAATTTATAGCGAAAAAGATTCTCCGCAACCACAAGTTCTGCTGGCATTTGGATTATTAAATACAAAACCTTTTCCGTTTAATCCACCAGAGAATTCCAGAATTGTTCCGGCTAAATATAGGAATGATTTTTTTTCAACTGCAATTGTTATGTCGTTGTCTACGAATATTTTATCGTCGTCGCCTTTGGTTTTGTCAAATTTTAAGTCATAAGACAAACCAGAGCATCCGCCACTTTTCACGCCTACTCTTACGTAGTCGCTAGCAGCATCAAAACCATCGTCTTTCATTAAATCGATGATTTTCTTTTTAGCTGTATCAGAAACTTTTATCATTGTTTATGGTATTTGTTTTTATTTTCAACCGAATTTTCTTTAAAATCGTAATTTTAATATTACAATTTAAAACGCTGTAACTCAATGTTGAAATGAAATTATCTGCAAAGATACGACTTAAAAACCTTTTTCCATAACGGTTCACATTATTATAACAAATGTTAAAATAGATAGAACTTATTTTGATGTATTATCAAGAGAAATAAGATTTGAATGTTTAATGCTTAACGAAAAAGGGTTTCTTTTTTCTAAAGTTAAAAAACCGTATTTATACCTGTTTGTGCTGACAAATTATTGGTATTTTTGCAAAAAATTGTGAGTAATTATGAAAAAACAGTACAAAGATAAGTGGTTAAAAGCACTTTTAGCGGTGTTTTTTGTTTTTGGAATAGGTGCTACAGTCTTTATTTTTAGTAAAGAGTCAAATGAAATTGTTGAGAAAAGTAAAGAAGGATCAAGTAGTTCCGGAAATTTAAAATTAAGTCAGGAAGATCTTGCGCAAAAGAATATTTTGGATTCTTTAACGAATTTAAAGTTGGCTTATGATCAGGCTATACTTGAGAAAACGGAATTATCGCAACAATTAGAAATCGAAAGAAAGAACATTGAAAATTTGATGGAAATCATTAAAGTTTCTAAAAATCCTTCGGTTGAACAAATACATATTTATAGAAAACAACTTTCAGATATGAACACTGCATTAGTATCGAAAGGAATAGAAGTTAAAAATTTAAAATCTCAGAATAAAAGTTTATTAACTGAAATTGAAAGCCAGAATGTTGTCATGTACCAACAAAAAGCTGAAAATGACACTTTGATTTCCAAACAAAAAAAATTAGAATCAACGTTAAAAGATGCTTCGAGATTATCCTTAAATACCTTTAAAGTGATTGCGCTTCGCGAAAAAAAATCTGGTAAAGAACTGGAAACTGATAAAGCAAAAAGTGCAAAGAAGTTAAAAGTTAGTTTTTCGATCAATGGAAATTCTGTTGCTAAAACAGGAAAAAGAGTATTTTATATTCAGGTTCTGGATCAAAATAATACTGTTTTGGGCGAGAATAAACTAATAGAATTCGGCAATGATAAAGCGTTAGTTTATAGTTTTATTGTCTCAGTAGATTTTCAGGGAAAACCAGCAAATGTGTATGGAATTTTAGATTCTGGAGATGATCATTTTGTTAAAGGAACCTATTTTGTCAACTTCTTCGACAAACAAGAAATCATGGGAAGCGCTTCAATTACTTTGGAATAAAAATTTTTAGCCCGCGGATTTCTGCTGATTTAACAGGTTTTCGCTGTGTTTTATTTATATCAAGGCGTAAAAAATAATATGTGTAAATCTGCTAAATCCGTAAAATCTGTGGGCAATTTAACAACTAGAGTTAGTTTAAGGAGATTGGATTTCCTAGCTTTGTTTTCTTATTAGAAAATTACGCTTATGAAACTTTACCCTATAGAATCCGGAAATTTTAAGTTAGACGGAGGCGCAATGTTTGGTGTTGTGCCCAAAACAATCTGGAATAAAACCAATCCTGCCGATGCTAATAATTTAATTGATATTGCAGCTCGTTGTTTACTTATTGAAGACGGAAATCGGCTGATTTTGATTGATACCGGAATGGGTGACAAACAATCTGAGAAGTTTTTTGGTTATTATTCGCTTTGGGGATCGCATTCTATAGACAAATCATTGGCTAAATATGGTTTTCACCGACATGATATTACAGACGTTTTTATGACGCATCTTCATTTTGATCATTGTGGAGGAAGTGTACAATGGAATTCAGCTAAAACAGGATACGAACCGGCCTTTAAGAATGCTAAATA
This genomic interval carries:
- a CDS encoding iron-sulfur cluster assembly accessory protein — its product is MIKVSDTAKKKIIDLMKDDGFDAASDYVRVGVKSGGCSGLSYDLKFDKTKGDDDKIFVDNDITIAVEKKSFLYLAGTILEFSGGLNGKGFVFNNPNASRTCGCGESFSL
- the sufB gene encoding Fe-S cluster assembly protein SufB, encoding MSKYTEDDLKIELETKEYEYGFYTDIESDTFPIGLNEDIVRAISLKKEEPQWMTDWRIEAFRAWKEMIEPEWANVHYEKPDFQAISYYSAPKQVDPNKTLDDVDPELLEMYKKLGISVDEQKMMNNVAMDIVVDSVSVATTFKKTLAEKGIIFCPISEAIKEHPELVRKYLGTVVPQKDNFYAALNSAVFSDGSFCYIPKGVRCPMELSTYFRINQAGTGQFERTLVIADEGSYVSYLEGCTAPSRDENQLHAAVVELIAMDDAEIKYSTVQNWFPGNKEGKGGVYNFVTKRGLCETNAKISWTQVETGSAVTWKYPSCVLKGDNSVGEFYSIAVTNNYQQADTGTKMIHLGKNTKSTIISKGISAGKSQNSYRGLVQISPRAENARNFSQCDSLLMGNNCGAHTFPYIESKNPSAKIEHEATTSKIGEDQVFYCNQRGIPTEKAIALIVNGFSKDVLNKLPMEFAVEAQKLLEISLEGSVG